A part of Pseudoliparis swirei isolate HS2019 ecotype Mariana Trench chromosome 8, NWPU_hadal_v1, whole genome shotgun sequence genomic DNA contains:
- the LOC130197792 gene encoding KN motif and ankyrin repeat domain-containing protein 3-like, with translation MEGQNGNIRSHKTAGNGIKGKPPYSVETPYGFRLDLDFLKYVDDIEKGNTIKRVPIQRRSKGPRASTLPRQLNSSGCGYRPSPWGSTGALGPRSRLSDAHHHGYSSWANDHRLPLSPTGLTALAEMEAKIKEFDEQPLGEHVRPHLLRASSLPLTVLLTQGPESNEDPGSLRSSRDHLGVRNTSCEDVLDSPDSPRPQDCSGLLRRLTEALERVGELEMEVRVVPELRAHIYILQEERERLRLELNAHSPPCSTNGTRDPYTSSHYSTGDIKRPRHENHTMFPRNHSVSLEDSNPTREWRTSTDLDELLTVTSLQAKVAVLEQKLHETSAELQRASGLLREQREESRRKDEEMEHLIRNPAAWVSAERVVVDQDGDEEVGAIEPCNKVSRSPNARTVSANRQRGRQQDPRVLDDPGAASDETAVVVHNIKKIKRLLDQQWECLCVGHELGKEGKPLQHPDPKVNSLQQEMMGLVEILTSYYTQQGHSDGERIQQGVSNSIMRTDGCAQLSKSLHSVGVNEGRKSGNVVGQDCGNESGQKESSISPREMAAVQVDGVPGMRRMEGMTQTIPDGQTISGAAGSGLTDGNVVSVEAEQTSKTKAQPPGEQMEGNSGSETTTGGRETVSADFLAACHLLKDHMDNMDNPNEDMRKALVVLFQHWFSAAAEETSAASRVAVYLREVKKATPSLLAFLINLADDNGNTALHYSVSHCNYSIVSHILDTGVGDLSLQNNAGYTAVMLASLTAPDGPGGMEVVRKLMEQSNIHIRSSQTGQTALHLAVRHGRVVMVRLLLSCAADANLQDSQGTTALMFASERGHTHIARLLLERSLCDLTLTDKRGETALSIAMQGSHTDTSALLQAHAKARAL, from the exons ATGGAAGGACAAAACG GAAATATCCGGTCTCATAAAACAGCGGGGAATGGGATCAAAGGGAAGCCCCCGTACTCAGTGGAAACACCTTATGGCTTTCGACTTGATCTGGACTTCCTAAAATACGTAGATGACATCGAGAAAGGCAACACAATCAAAAGAGTCCCCATCCAGCGCCGAAGCAAAGGCCCCAGAGCCAGCACTCTTCCCAGGCAACTCAATTCCTCTGGGTGTGGCTACCGCCCGAGCCCCTGGGGATCTACTGGAGCTCTTGGCCCGAGGTCCCGACTGTCAGATGCCCATCACCATGGCTACTCTTCCTGGGCAAATGATCACAGGTTGCCACTTTCCCCTACAGGGCTCACAGCTCTGGCTGAGATGGAGGCCAAAATCAAGGAGTTTGATGAGCAACCTCTCGGTGAGCACGTCAGGCCTCATCTCCTGCGTGcctccagtcttccactcacaGTATTACTGACACAGGGACCTGAGTCCAACGAGGACCCCGGCAGCCTCAGGAGTTCAAGGGATCACCTCGGAGTTAGAAACACCTCCTGTGAAGACGTCTTGGACTCCCCGGACAGCCCTCGACCACAGGACTGTTCAGGTCTGTTGAGGCGCCTAACAGAGGCCCTAGAACGTGTGGGGGAGCTGGAGATGGAGGTGAGGGTGGTTCCAGAGCTTAGGGCGCATATCTACATCCTccaggaggaaagagaaaggcTCCGTCTGGAATTGAATGCACATTCCCCTCCCTGCTCAACGAATGGAACCAGAGATCCTTACACCTCGTCCCACTACAGCACGGGGGACATCAAAAGGCCTCGGCATGAAAATCACACCATGTTTCCTAGAAATCACAGCGTCAGTCTAGAGGACTCTAATCCCACGCGTGAGTGGAGGACTAGTACAGATCTGGATGAGCTGCTGACGGTGACGTCCCTGCAGGCTAAAGTAGCTGTGCTGGAGCAGAAGCTCCATGAGACTAGCGCTGAGCTGCAGAGGGCCTCAGGGCTGCTGAGGGAGCAGCGGGAGGAGAGCAGAAGAAAAGACGAGGAGATGGAGCACCTAATCAGGAATCCTGCAGCTTGGGTCAGTGCAGAGAGGGTGGTGGTAGACCAGGATGGAGATGAGGAGGTAGGAGCTATTGAACCATGTAATAAAGTGTCAAGAAGTCCAAATGCAAGAACTGTTTCTGCAAACAGACAAAGAGGTCGACAACAAGATCCACGAGTGCTTGATGACCCCGGAGCGGCTTCAGATGAAACAGCAGTGGTTGTCCACAACATTAAAAAGATAAAGAGGCTCCTGGATCAGCAGTgggagtgtctgtgtgtaggccaTGAGTTAGGAAAGGAGGGCAAACCTCTACAGCACCCAGACCCCAAAGTCAACTCCCTGCAGCAGGAGATGATGGGACTCGTTGAGATCCTTACCTCCTACTACACCCAGCAAGGGCACAGTGATGGAGAAAGGATTCAACAAGGAG TTTCTAACTCCATCATGAGGACAGATGGTTGCGCCCAGTTGTCAAAAAGTCTACATTCTGTGGGTGTTAATGAAGG acgtaAAAGTGGAAATGTGGTTGGGCAGGACTGTGGGAACGAGAGCGGGCAGAAGGAGAGCAGCATCAGCCCGAGGGAGATGGCTGCTGTCCAGGTGGATGGAGTCCCAGGGATGAGGCGAATGGAGGGAATGACGCAGACGATTCCAGACGGACAGACGATATCGGGAGCAGCAGGATCCGGGCTGACAGATGGAAACGTAGTTTCTGTGGAAGCTGAACAAACATCCAAGACGAAAGCACAGCCCCCAGGAGAACAGATGGAAGGGAACTCTGGATCAGAAACCACCACCGGGGGCAG AGAGACAGTGAGTGCAGATTTTCTGGCTGCCTGTCATCTGCTCAAAGatcacatggacaacatggataACCCCAATGAAGACATG AGGAAGGCCCTGGTTGTGTTGTTTCAGCACTGGTTCAGCGCGGCGGCCGAGGAGACTTCGGCGGCCAGCAGGGTGGCCGTGTACCTGAGAGAAGTGAAGAAGGCCACGCCTTCACTGCTGGCCTTCTTGATCAACCTGGCGGATGACAACGGCAACACGGCGCTGCATTACAGCGTGTCTCACTGCAACTACAGCATCGTCAGCCACATACTGGACACAG GTGTAGGTGATCTGAGCCTTCAGAACAATGCCGGCTACACAGCAGTGATGCTCGCCTCACTAACAGCACCTGATGGTCCAGGCGGCATGGAGGTGGTCCGCAAGCTAATGGAGCAGAGCAACATTCACATTCGCTCCAGCCAG ACGGGCCAAACCGCTCTGCACTTGGCAGTGAGACACGGGCGAGTTGTGATGGTTCGCCTGCTATTGAGCTGTGCGGCAGACGCTAACCTCCAGGACAGCCAGGGAACGACGGCCCTGATGTTCGCATCCGagaggggccacacacacatcgcAAGGCTGCTGCTGGAGAGGAGCCTTTGTGACCTGACCCTGACTGACAAG